A stretch of DNA from Cytobacillus luteolus:
ACTTTTAAAACAGTTAAAAAAGGTAGAGGCCAAGCCGGTGGGGAGTGAGTTGGAGGATTTCTCCTTGAACACGAGAGAACAACAAATCCTTGTCGAGGTTGCAAAGGGGAGTACCAATCGAGAAATTGCTGAAAATTTAATACTAAGTCAGCGAACAGTTGAGTATTGCCTAACAGGGATCTTCAATAAATTTGGGGTTAAATCACGAACCGAGGCATTAAACAAGGCAAATAAGTATGGGTTGATTCCGAGTCAGTTGATTGAAACAGAATGAACTGGGCATCAGGGGGACGGTAATTGCTTCACAAGATTAGTCCCTTTCGTTTTTGTGTAAAGCGCAAATGATTTGTTGGATAACTGATGTAATTTTTCGGTGCAATTCTACAAAATCCTACATACAATAGCTTTATAGAATTATATTTTTAGGAAGGTGAACGTATGTCAGAAGTTATCATTGAGAAGGAAATCCAACAGGAAATCATTGAAGAAGCTAAGCGGAAGGTAGAGATAACTTGGAAATCTCTCATTCTTTTCCTGTTATGTTACTTAGGAATGGGCCTAGCGGTTGGTTTAGTAATCGGGATCATTCAAGGTGTGTTGGGGGGAAATATGTTAGATACCCTATTCACGGGGTATAACGGTTTATTAATAGATGCAGCGATGTTCTTTGTTGTACTTCTTTTCTTTAAAAAAATAAGAGTTTCTGTTATGGCAGGAATGACCTTTAAACCGTTTAAGGAACGTAAAACGTATGTATACATGATTGCAAGCTTGCTCGTGTTTTTTGCTACACAATACATCCTTGTTGGAGTGTTAAAAGTGGATGATCCATCGGGCCAAACTCAAACACTAAATGTTGCAGGAGCCAGTGAGGGATTGTTACAAACATTCTTGTTCTTCCTAGCAGTTACCCTCGTTACCCCTATAAAAGAAGAAATTATCTACCGAGGCATTATACATAAGTTCCTTTCTGACCGTTATCACTTTTTAGTTGGCTTCTTGGTTTCTTCAATTATTTTTGGAGTTGCTCATATTGGCTATCCTATTTCAGCAACTATAATGGGAATGACATTCGTAGGCTTATATTATTTAACAAGAAGTTTAACCGTACCTATAGTAGTTCACATCATTTGGAATATAATAGCTTCTAGTTCATTATTTGTAAATTAACGGGTGTAAGGCGGTAGGCATAACTAGTATTTACTGGTTGTGTCTATTTTCTTTGTTAATCTTTTGTAATAGAATAGGTCCTTTTTCTGATGTATACTATAAAAAAGGAGGTGAAAAGGAATGATAGAACAAAGGCTTGATAAAATGGAAAATATGATTGCACAATTAATTCAAATGGTAGGAAATATGAACGAAAAAATGGACAAAAAGTTCGAAGTTGTAAACACCAAGTTTCAGGAGATGGATAGTAAGTTCGAAGTGAAGTTTCAAGAAATGGAGAATAGTAGTAATCTTCGCCATGAACAGCTAGTGGAACAAATCAAACAACTAGAAATGGATCAAGATTATCTATGGGAAAAGACGGCTAGAAATGAAAGAGAGATAGCGAAAATAAGAACAAGACTAGGTTAAATCTAACACTACATCGCACTCATTTCTTCATAAAAATAGCTCCATATTGAAATCCTCATCAGACATAAATAAAATCCATATCAAAAATGAGGTTCTCCTGGTTCATTTCGAACCAAGAGAACCTCTGTGTTTCTATCAATAAATATATTTCTGTTGGTGATTGCTAGGCAATAGTCAAAACTTCATGCTTACTTGCCAACTCAATGAAATGCCCCATACCGCTAATTTCTCCACCAACTAGCTTGTCTTCAACATTGTAATAATCCACACATGTTTTACAAGCTAATACAGGAACACCTGATTTTTCAATCTCTTGAAGATGGACCGAGACCAAGGATTGTTCAGTTAATGTAAACACTCCCCGATTCATTAAGAAAATGGCTACCGGCTTTTCCTCACGTTGTTTTAACAAGGTGAAAAAGGTTTCCAGTACTGTTTCACCAAGGTCTTTATCTCCTTTACCGAGTTGGTCTGAACTGACTAATATGACTTTGTTTTTCATGTGAAATTTCTCCTTTTATATGTAAACAAACTTTAGTTCATAGTTTATAGATTTAGTATGGTTGGTTAAAAACATGAACAATCAACTGATCCTTGAAAGTTTAAGCGTGAATTTGATCAAATCGCAGAAGTGTTTTAGATACATTGTGGGTGTCTTGTTTAATAACCTCACCAAAGGCCTTCAGGATATCTTCACGGTAAGCTATACCGCTTTCTTTCATAATTTCAGCATACGCCTTCTCTTGTGAAATTGCAGGTCGATAGGACCTAGGCGTAGTTAAGGCTAAATAAACTTCCACAATTCCTAGCATCTGTGAAAAGATTGGAACCTGGTCTCCAGAAAGTTGATAAGGATAGCCCCTCCCATCTATCCTTTCATGGTGATAGAGAAATATTTCCTTTATCTCATTCAGTTCAGGGACTCCAGAGAGTATTTCTTCAGCCATATAACAATGTTCCTCTACGACATTAAATTCAAACTCTGTAAGTTTCCCTTCTTTTTCAAACAAATAATCAGGTAATTTTACACGACTTACAAAATGCAGTAGACATAATAAGTCGATTTTCCAATCTTGTATATCTCTTAAACCATATTTATTAATTAGACGTTTTAATAGAAAGCTCATCTCATCAATTTCCTCACGAGAAGTTTGAGTCTTCCTTTCTACCACAGGTATGAAGCTATGTAAAATATTTATAATTTGCTTTTTTTGTTTTTGAAAATACAACTCACCGATATTCTCAGTATTCTGCTTAAAAACATGTAATATCATGAGTCCTAGTAATAGACTACCTATTCCAAAAAGGCTCCTAGAAATAATCATGAACAATTGTACTTGTTCATCGAATCCCTGGTAGCTTGGGTCGAGCACATTGAAGATAATAAAATAACCAACAAAAACAATAGACCAAACCACGGAAACCTGATGATTACCCAGTAAGTTAATAAACATAGGAAAGAACAATAGAAATACCCACATCTCGTTAAACTCCATTGGATTATATAAAGATACAAAGATAAATATAATAAAGATTAATAAAGCAGTAATTTGGTCTGTATACGGGTTGTTTCTCCCTATACTTCTTTGAATAATGTAAAATCCCCAATTAAATAGTGCAATGATAGAAAGTGTTACAAAAAAAAGCTTCGATAAAGATGATTGACTTAACATCCAGTTTACGAATCCAAAGAGAGCTCCAACGGAAAAGAGACAACCTAATAATACGATGATTAACTGACTGACAGGCTGTTTAGTAAGCATTTTAATAATCAACTAATTTTTCCTCCTTTTACTTGCAAGAAACCTTCTTGAAGAGCAAAAAGAACTGCTTGTGCACGATTGGACTGACCTGTTTTCTTTAATATATTTGAAACATGTGTCTTGACAGTAGTTTCAGATATATAGAGTTTTTTTGCTATATCAGCATTATTTAAGTTTTCAATAATTCCTAAGAGTACTTCATGCTCCCTTTCTGTTAATTTATATTTATCTATAAACTGATCCTTTTTATTTTCATTAGGCTCGTTAATTTTAGGTTGGAAAATTGAGTAACCGTCCATTACCATTCGGAGTGTATTTAATATTTTATCTGGTGATGTATCTTTCATAATATAACCATTAATTCCAGCCTTCATAGCCCGATATATATCTTCACTGTCATCAAATGCCGTTAATACAACAATCTTTATATTAGGTAGTTTCTGCTTGATCTTAACAGATCCGTTAATGATAGATGATCCAGGCATCTTTAAATCGGTTAAAAGAAGATCCGGCTTTGTGCGTATTGTTTTTTCCACTGCTTCATCACCATTACATGCCTCTCCGACAACTTCAAACTCCTGTGAAGCACCCAACAATATTTTTAATCCATCTTTTACAATTTGATGATCGTCTGCCACAACCACTCTATGCATAAGCCCTACTCCTCTCTCTCGGTATAAAGACAAGGACAGTAGTCCCTTTATTGGTTTCAGATTTTATTGTTAAGGTTCCACCAAGCTTTTCTATCCGATCAACCATACCGCCCAAACCGTAACTATCCCTCTTACCTTTTGATACTGCTAGATTTTCAATTCCCTTACCATTATCCCGAATCATGATTTTCCATTGTATACTTGAAACTTCAATAGATACTTGTAATTCAGAAGCATTGGCGTGTTTAATGACATTATTAGATGCTTCTTCAATCAAGTGAAAAATGGATTCCTCAATTTCAATCTTCTCCTCAGGTATCCAACCACTCATGATAAATCGTGGTTCTATATCCTTGTTTTCTGTTAATCTTTCAAGTAGA
This window harbors:
- a CDS encoding CPBP family intramembrane glutamic endopeptidase, producing the protein MSEVIIEKEIQQEIIEEAKRKVEITWKSLILFLLCYLGMGLAVGLVIGIIQGVLGGNMLDTLFTGYNGLLIDAAMFFVVLLFFKKIRVSVMAGMTFKPFKERKTYVYMIASLLVFFATQYILVGVLKVDDPSGQTQTLNVAGASEGLLQTFLFFLAVTLVTPIKEEIIYRGIIHKFLSDRYHFLVGFLVSSIIFGVAHIGYPISATIMGMTFVGLYYLTRSLTVPIVVHIIWNIIASSSLFVN
- a CDS encoding DsrE family protein, which gives rise to MKNKVILVSSDQLGKGDKDLGETVLETFFTLLKQREEKPVAIFLMNRGVFTLTEQSLVSVHLQEIEKSGVPVLACKTCVDYYNVEDKLVGGEISGMGHFIELASKHEVLTIA
- a CDS encoding HD-GYP domain-containing protein; this encodes MIIKMLTKQPVSQLIIVLLGCLFSVGALFGFVNWMLSQSSLSKLFFVTLSIIALFNWGFYIIQRSIGRNNPYTDQITALLIFIIFIFVSLYNPMEFNEMWVFLLFFPMFINLLGNHQVSVVWSIVFVGYFIIFNVLDPSYQGFDEQVQLFMIISRSLFGIGSLLLGLMILHVFKQNTENIGELYFQKQKKQIINILHSFIPVVERKTQTSREEIDEMSFLLKRLINKYGLRDIQDWKIDLLCLLHFVSRVKLPDYLFEKEGKLTEFEFNVVEEHCYMAEEILSGVPELNEIKEIFLYHHERIDGRGYPYQLSGDQVPIFSQMLGIVEVYLALTTPRSYRPAISQEKAYAEIMKESGIAYREDILKAFGEVIKQDTHNVSKTLLRFDQIHA
- a CDS encoding response regulator transcription factor — encoded protein: MHRVVVADDHQIVKDGLKILLGASQEFEVVGEACNGDEAVEKTIRTKPDLLLTDLKMPGSSIINGSVKIKQKLPNIKIVVLTAFDDSEDIYRAMKAGINGYIMKDTSPDKILNTLRMVMDGYSIFQPKINEPNENKKDQFIDKYKLTEREHEVLLGIIENLNNADIAKKLYISETTVKTHVSNILKKTGQSNRAQAVLFALQEGFLQVKGGKIS